A genome region from Gloeocapsa sp. DLM2.Bin57 includes the following:
- a CDS encoding protein kinase: protein WVYSVNYSPDGNYLASGSNDGTIKIWSIQTGKEIRTLRDGFKWINSVNYSPDGNYLASDSSQNIRIWNVDSNN from the coding sequence TTGGGTTTACTCAGTAAATTATAGTCCCGATGGTAACTATTTAGCTAGTGGTAGTAATGATGGTACTATCAAAATCTGGTCTATACAAACAGGAAAGGAAATACGTACTCTAAGGGATGGTTTTAAGTGGATTAACTCAGTAAATTATAGTCCCGATGGTAACTATTTAGCTAGTGATAGTAGTCAGAATATCAGAATTTGGAATGTCGATAGCAACAAT